One window of Mustela lutreola isolate mMusLut2 chromosome 13, mMusLut2.pri, whole genome shotgun sequence genomic DNA carries:
- the LOC131813615 gene encoding histone H1.11R-like — MVLADGLPLCIYSLLLSAVSTPDLLALRGLPPTAKEVIAKDIAHNYVSEAKRPSVGTVAASVSCDNQCHSYLPDAQAQSLLLTEMSWFRGKGHQSKKILLLGSDPLFPSLDRSPGGHADTSPRAVPAAQPAPPPGDTAHPRWPREARGKALQGCCEPAGCCASPSLPRAKASRRPAPPVAATALPRAVSSGNAASRHSAQNTGLGGRRRWVVPLRCWGLLYSGSSSAFCKEEADGERLERWRRLWLKATARSVRRSPGTPAASPSPSPSPAASRSWPSKTRRAWRRAVSAPGKSPIPPGTCYRSRSLRSPRRAEDELRGSKPLVTPKECPWPLNVSRRRGAAPKADR, encoded by the exons ATGGTCCTTGCTGATGGCCTGCCTCTGTGCATCTACTCCCTCCTGTTGTCTGCAG TGTCTACTCCTGATCTCCTTGCCCTGAGAGGTCTGCCTCCTACAGCCAAGGAG GTCATTGCAAAAGACATTGCACACAACTATGTTTCTGAAGCCAAGAGACCCTCTGTAGGAACTGTCGCAGCATCTGTATCATGTGACAATCAGTGCCACAGCTACCTACCTGATGCCCAGGCACAGTCTCTGCTTTTGACAGAAATG TCCTGGTTCCGAGGGAAAGGTCACCAGAGCAAAAAGATACTCCTCCTGGGTTCTGACCCGCTGTTTCCTTCCCTGGACCGCTCCCCAGGCGGGCACGCGGACACTTCACCGCGCGCAGTCCCAGCCGCGCAGCCGGCGCCCCCTCCAGGCGACACCGCCCACCCGCGGTGGCCCCGAGAGGCCAGAGGCAAGGCCCTTCAAGGGTGCTGCGAGCCCGCTGGGTGCTGTGCTTCGCCTTCACTCCCCCGAGCTAAGGCGAGCCGCCGCCCGGCTCCCCCAGTCGCTGCAACCGCCTTGCCCCGCGCTGTGTCATCAGGAAATGCGGCTTCTCGTCACAGTGCCCAGAATACGGGactgggggggaggaggagatgggTCGTGCCGCTGAGATGCTGGGGTTTGTTGTATTCGGGCAGTTCGAGTGCATTCTGCAAGGAGGAGGCAGATGGGGAGAGGCTGGAGAGATGGAGGCGCCTCTGGTTAAAAGCCACCGCGCGGAGCGTGCGGCGATCCCCCGGGACTCCTGCCGCGTCCCCGTCCCCGTCCCCGTCGCCGGCGGCCTCGCGCTCCTGGCCTTCCAAGACTAGGCGAGCCTGGCGCCGAGCCGTCTCAGCTCCCGGGAAAAGCCCGATCCCGCCGGGCACCTGCTACCGCAGCCGGTCCCTGCGCTCTCCGCGGCGGGCAGAG GATGAGCTGCGGGGGTCCAAACCACTAGTCACTCCAAAGGAGTGTCCATGGCCACTGAATGTTTCCAGAAGACGTGGCGCTGCACCAAAAGCAGACAGGTAA